The window AGAGGTCTCTGGGTTGGTCCCCAGAACACGAAGCTGTCTGCTCTGTGCTTCCACAGCCTAGGTGTTTCTTGTGGGCATTGGGAGGACATGGAGCATCCTGGGAGGATAAGACAATGCCTGAAAGTTTTTGTCTCACTAGCTTTACTGAGGCCTATGGGCCAGTATCAGCATGTCAGGCAAACGATTGAACTGAGAAGAGGCCTGGGGGCCAGAGGGGAGCTGAGCATCCATGGGAACATGGGGTAGTTTGGGAATAGAAACACAATTCTTGCATGAGATGGCTTTGGGTATCCTGTACTCCAGTCTCTTCCTCCACCTGGCCCCTTGGTGCTCATTCAGCATTCATGCTGCCTACCTCTCACTGGGTCTTAGTGGAGGTTGGGAGTAGGGTTATTGCTTGTGCCTGAGGTCCTGGCTTCTATACAGCCTCAAAGGGCAGGGGTTCTGGTAGTAGAGACCCAGCTGGTCTGGGGTTTGCTTTTAGCAATTTGCCTCTTTTACTGGTCATGTATATATTCCATATTTATGTGCTCTGCTTCCTGGAGTTGGAAGGGACAGGCCACTCCTGGAAAGTGCCAATTATTCCAAGCCCCACTCTCGTTACATACATACAAAGATACATTATCATTGGGTGTCAGGCCTTGTGAATCTAGCCCAAGAGCTCACCTGGCCCTGTTCCCACTCACCCCACCAGTTTCTGATGTTTGTCTCATGCTCTCACAGCGGGTCTCTGGCAGAAGAAGTTGGGCTAGTCTTGGAGCAGCCACAGTCAAGCCTATAAGGCAGCCCCTAGGGTTGCTAATCCTGAGCCCCTCTCAGACCAGGAGAGTTACAGAGCTGGTGGTTGCTTCCAATTTCACTGCAGACTCAGTAGTGTGAAGTTGGCCGGGTCCCACTCTTACTATAGGCCTGTCCTATGTGTAAGACTGGGAAACCACAGGTGGGTAGTTCTTAGTCAATGGAAATGTACTGAATGCCTTGTGTGTGTCAATGGATAGTTAGAACCCTCCCTGAATTCCCAGTTCAGAGAGAAATCAATTAAAACAGCAATTGTAACGATGTGTGTGGTCTCTGTGTACTCAAGGTCTTTCCAAGTGATCTCATTTCTCAAGACCCTAAGAGAACAATAGTCTCCCTTCCCTATTCTCTACACCAAGTCCATGGAGTGAGGCTGGTGAGGCCCAGTAGTCAGGCCCTCATCCCATTAGGGGCCTAAGTCTGGCATCTCCAGGGACAAAGCTTGGGCAATTTATTGAGGGAGGAATGTAACTGTGAACTTGGTTGAGAGGGTGGGGCATAGAGCTGCCAGGGTCAGTAGGCTCACAGACAGGCACCCACCCTCAGTTCTAGGAAAGCAGACTCGTGGGAAGCCCAGATCCAGGCTTACCCTCCGGAGTTTATTCACTTCCAACAGGCTAGATGATGGAGCCTTGGTGGTATTACATCCAACTCTGGCTGGGTCCCAGGTCTTATCAGGCTTGGGCATAATGGGAAACACCAGATCAGCACTCTGGCCTTCAGTAATCTAGAGAAGAGGAGGATATGGTTAATGGAGCGGGGTCGGCTCTCCATTTGCCAAGTCAAACCCTTAAGGAGATTTGGGTGGCCTCACACCTTCGGACTCGTCTCCCTCCTGGGAGTCAGGCTCCGGCTCTGGATCGGGCTCGGGCTCGGGATCATCGGGCTCCGGCTCTGGCTCCAGTTCAGGCTCTGGTTCTTGTTCAGGGTCCATTTGGGGTTCTGGCTCCGGCTCCGCAGAAGCCTCAGCTTCCAAATTTGGCTCTGGTTCCTCTGGAGTGCCGGATTGCACCGCCTCTGAGCCCTCTGGACCCCCGTCTTGGTAGTGATCAGAAGCTCTGGGCAGACCAGGACATGTGGTCCCCGAACTGGGTGCTTCTGGCGTCCAGTGGCCTGGGCATGGCGGGTCGTAGCTGCGGTCCCGGTAGCCTGGAGTGGAAATGGGAGCTTCAGGTCTCCGTCTCACCACGTGGCTAGACACCAACCACTCCGCCCTCCACGGTCATTGCTCCGCCCACACGCCTCGCCCGGGCccgggcccaggccccgccccctcgcgctCACCCGGGCCCACGTGCTGCCAGTCCCAGGTCGGGTCGGGCGCGCGCACGGCATGCTGGGCGCAGCGCAGCAACTCCTGGCAGGCGGCGTCGCCCTTGCTCTGCACCAGCAGCAGCAGGCGGCGCACCCTGTGCTCCGCGTCCGGCAGGGCGTCCAGAGCCTCGTACTCGGGCCCGGTGAGCACGCCCCGCGCCACCAGGGCGTCCAGCAGCAGCCCGGAGTCCGCCTGCAACGACTCTACCAGGCGTTTCCGCTCGCGCTCGATGGTCTCCGAGGGCCGTTCCTGCGTGTTGCCCATGGTCGCGGCTGCACGCgagagggggagaggagcggggctgtggctccctCACCCCAGGACCCCTCTCCCAGGGCCCTGATCACCCGCAGCTGTGACCCAAATTCACCTCTACCTCAGCAGCCAGAGAGCTCCGCAGAGCCCGACGTAGCGTCCGCGGCACTGAGCCCCttgtcctccctcctcttctgtcCAGTCTCTTCAGGCTCCTCCTTCTGTCTTTAAGTGGCAGGTCAGGACCTCCCTCCTGAGCCCCGGTCGCCTGCAGGTCCCAGTAGCCACCACTTTATCCAAACGAATTTCCTCTTTCCCCAACCTGCCTCCCCTACCACAAAAGGTAGACCTCTGGATTGGAGCAGGGTAGCGGGTGGCTCACTCCCTCATTTCAcactgcttcctcctcccccccatcaCTTCAAACCTACCGTTCTAGGTTCTATGGTTCCTCCTCTATTCCTTAGTTTCAAGGTGTCAGCCCTTCTTCCAAGGTCCCTCCCTCCTGCAGGCTGAAACTTACATGATCACAGTGCAAAACCAACCTAAGTGGAAAAGTCTGAGCGACtacatctccaactaactagcaaaatgtgagactggaggtgtggctcaagaggtagagtgcctgcttagcaagtacaaggtcctgtaTCTGCCTAACATATGCAAACTCCAACATTGGAGTGGAAGTAAAAAGAACTAGGATTGATTCTGGGGTTACAGTTTGCTGTCAAATACCTTCTGGTTTGCTGAAAATCTCTCACTTAGTCTAACCTTTTACCTCCTGTCTGAACCCTGGGGAACCCAGGATCAAAGCTTCTTCCTTTTGTAACCTCTCTCCCACTCCTCTCTGACCTAGAGCACAAAGTGCTGAGAGCCTCCTGCAACTCCTCTCACCTTACCCTGACCTTGAAGTCTTTCTAGGACAGACCCAGTCCCTGCATCCTTACCACCACATGTCACAAATCCAATGTactctcatgacctttcctggtTCCTTGGGACCTGAGTTAGGATGCT is drawn from Perognathus longimembris pacificus isolate PPM17 chromosome 10, ASM2315922v1, whole genome shotgun sequence and contains these coding sequences:
- the Nol3 gene encoding nucleolar protein 3; this translates as MGNTQERPSETIERERKRLVESLQADSGLLLDALVARGVLTGPEYEALDALPDAEHRVRRLLLLVQSKGDAACQELLRCAQHAVRAPDPTWDWQHVGPGYRDRSYDPPCPGHWTPEAPSSGTTCPGLPRASDHYQDGGPEGSEAVQSGTPEEPEPNLEAEASAEPEPEPQMDPEQEPEPELEPEPEPDDPEPEPDPEPEPDSQEGDESEDY